The Limosilactobacillus panis DNA segment AATATTGACGATGCCATCTTTAACTTTGAGCTAGTCCTGACCCAGTTTGCTACCACCAGTGCCAATATCTACCTGGCAATGACAACGGCGGGGATGGCGCTTGCTTACCTCAAGCGTAATGATCGTGAGCGGGCAGTACGGCTGACTAACCGGTCAGTGAAGTTGATTGATAACAAGAAACTAATCGGCAGCCTCCACCAGTGGGCCTCGATTAACTGCCAGACTGCCGAACTCTATTGGCGGCTAGGTGAACCTGAGAAAGCAATTGAATGTGCTGAGCGGGGGATCAAGCTTTGCCGGGAACGGGAATCACTTTTTTTGCTTGACCAACTTTACATGTATGTCGGCCGGAGCTACATTGAACTTGGTGATAAGGAGAAAGCCAAGGAAAATTTGGAAGTTGCTAAGAGCTTGTCCATCGCCCGTCACGGGAATGTAATGGAGAAGAGTATTGTTAAGGACTTGGAAAAACTGCAATAGTAACAAGGCACCAATCCACCTCTAATTAGGGGGTGGGTTTTATTTTCTCTTGGTCTGAAAGCGCTGCCAAAATATGATAAAATTAAAATGTGCAGAGAATTATGAGGAGGCGTTGTTATGGAAATAAAAAACGTTGTGGTTGCTGGAGCAGGGGTGCTCGGCAGTCAAATTGCATTTCAAGCAGCCCGGTGTGGTTACCAGGCCAAAATCTGGAACCGGCACATTGATCGGGCAGAACGGCGGTTGGCCGTAATTAAGGATCCGTTCATGAAGGAGATGAAGGCATCCGCGACTGATTACCAGGCCGCAATGGACAACATTGTTGATATTAGTAACGATTTAAAGGCGACCGTGGCTGATGCAGACTTGGTAATTGAATCTGTTTCTGAGTCGGTCGAGATCAAAAAGGCCTTCTATGAGGAACTTTGCCCGCTTCTCCCGGAGAAAACGATTTTAACGAGTAATTCATCTACCTTCATTCCGAGTGAACTGGTTGGCTTTACTGACCGGCCAAGCAAGTTTGCCCACTTACACTTTGCCAACCACATTTGGAAGCATAACGTTGCTGAAATCGTCGGTAATCCGAAGACCGACCCAGCAGTTATTGAAGACCTGACTACCTTTGCCCGGTCAATTAAGATGGTACCAGTGGTCCTGAAAAAGGAGCAGCACGGTTACATTATGAATGCCTTACTGGTCCCACTATTGAATGCGGGGATGGCACTATGGGCAAACGGGGTTGCTGACCCGCACACCATCGATAAGGACTGGATGATTTCCAACGGGTCCCCACTTGGTCCGTTCATGATTCAGGATATTGTGGGTCTCCGGACGACCTATGCCGTAGTTCTGAACCAGTACCAGCAAACGAATAATGAACTATTTAAAAAGATTGCCGACAAACTGAAGTCAATGATTGATGCCGGTCATACGGGTGTCGAAGCGGGGCAGGGATTCTACCATTACCCTAATCCCGAGTATAAGAATCCGGACTTTTTTAA contains these protein-coding regions:
- a CDS encoding helix-turn-helix domain-containing protein codes for the protein MKLRGDVLKKIRRKRGLSQTALAEGICTQATISLMEKQDRLPKMDILTAICERLNIQPDRIIEKEVSGINDNFNQIIDALTDQELDKAKKLIDKIRVKDLNSDFDKQRYYYLLGMVQIKDGNIDDAIFNFELVLTQFATTSANIYLAMTTAGMALAYLKRNDRERAVRLTNRSVKLIDNKKLIGSLHQWASINCQTAELYWRLGEPEKAIECAERGIKLCRERESLFLLDQLYMYVGRSYIELGDKEKAKENLEVAKSLSIARHGNVMEKSIVKDLEKLQ
- a CDS encoding 3-hydroxyacyl-CoA dehydrogenase; translation: MEIKNVVVAGAGVLGSQIAFQAARCGYQAKIWNRHIDRAERRLAVIKDPFMKEMKASATDYQAAMDNIVDISNDLKATVADADLVIESVSESVEIKKAFYEELCPLLPEKTILTSNSSTFIPSELVGFTDRPSKFAHLHFANHIWKHNVAEIVGNPKTDPAVIEDLTTFARSIKMVPVVLKKEQHGYIMNALLVPLLNAGMALWANGVADPHTIDKDWMISNGSPLGPFMIQDIVGLRTTYAVVLNQYQQTNNELFKKIADKLKSMIDAGHTGVEAGQGFYHYPNPEYKNPDFFK